From Elaeis guineensis isolate ETL-2024a chromosome 16, EG11, whole genome shotgun sequence, a single genomic window includes:
- the LOC105060654 gene encoding uncharacterized protein isoform X2: protein MHVAAGHTPPSMERHSPPHHCCSPDATALILATHAGGHLPPLCTDHRSPPLSFATSDGPPFAASHGPLVSSRPHHAAQSHRPSIDHLRSSPTSVVCSDFPFTSHHHLFKASSSSQQHFFHRHRRHRFSSSSEVFIFFLHRRCQSSHFCSLLLPSPVFPSLLTTATVVAIVLVAIPIAGSGSTSMSGRKKRGCTRGIGLSKINKALDKKMKINISTKEGRSTNAIQSAKLSNELGMIARNILPIKPRWIKLTEVEMQIAFDKLEIEMM from the exons ATGCACGTCGCAGCCGGCCATACCCCTCCTTCGATGGAACGCCATTCGCCACCACACCACTGTTGTTCTCCCGACGCCACTGCTCTCATCCTCGCGACGCACGCCGGGGGCCATTTGCCTCCCCTCTGCACGGACCACCGTTCGCCACCACTGTCGTTCGCGACCTCTGACGGACCACCGTTCGCCGCCTCTCACGGACCGCTCGTCTCCTCTCGCCCACACCACGCCGCTCAAAGTCATCGACCTTCCATTGATCATCTCCGTTCATCACCGACCTCTGTGGTCTGTTCGGACTTTCCATTCACCAGCCATCACCATCTTTTCAAGGCGTCGTCGTCATCCCAACAGCACTTCTTCCATCGCCATCGTCGTCATCGGTTTTCATCTTCTTCTGaggtcttcatcttcttccttcatcGCCGTTGCCAGTCTTCCCATTTTTGCTCATTACTGTTGCCGTCGCCAGTCTTCCCGTCTTTGCTTACCACCGCCACCGTCGTCGCCATCGTTCTCGTCGCCATCCCTATTGCTGGTTCAG GGTCCACGAGCATGAGTGGACGAAAGAAAAGAGGTTGTACCAGAGGAATTGGGTTAAGTAAGATAAACAAGGCCCTTGATAAGAAAatgaagatcaacatctcaacaaAAGAAGGACGATCCACTAATGCTATTCAATCTGCGAAGCTATCAaatgagcttggtatgatagctcGAAATATCTTACCTATCAAGCCTAGATGGATCAAATTAACAGAGGTGGAGATGCAGATTGCATTTGACAAACTAGAG ATTGAAATGATGTAG
- the LOC105060654 gene encoding uncharacterized protein isoform X1 translates to MHVAAGHTPPSMERHSPPHHCCSPDATALILATHAGGHLPPLCTDHRSPPLSFATSDGPPFAASHGPLVSSRPHHAAQSHRPSIDHLRSSPTSVVCSDFPFTSHHHLFKASSSSQQHFFHRHRRHRFSSSSEVFIFFLHRRCQSSHFCSLLLPSPVFPSLLTTATVVAIVLVAIPIAGSGSTSMSGRKKRGCTRGIGLSKINKALDKKMKINISTKEGRSTNAIQSAKLSNELGMIARNILPIKPRWIKLTEVEMQIAFDKLEQKLDVKGLRTDEKVCASIKKLLSLKSKNQRYRLHMHYLNHRKDSKSSTMTTAEWIDLCTYWSKEKT, encoded by the exons ATGCACGTCGCAGCCGGCCATACCCCTCCTTCGATGGAACGCCATTCGCCACCACACCACTGTTGTTCTCCCGACGCCACTGCTCTCATCCTCGCGACGCACGCCGGGGGCCATTTGCCTCCCCTCTGCACGGACCACCGTTCGCCACCACTGTCGTTCGCGACCTCTGACGGACCACCGTTCGCCGCCTCTCACGGACCGCTCGTCTCCTCTCGCCCACACCACGCCGCTCAAAGTCATCGACCTTCCATTGATCATCTCCGTTCATCACCGACCTCTGTGGTCTGTTCGGACTTTCCATTCACCAGCCATCACCATCTTTTCAAGGCGTCGTCGTCATCCCAACAGCACTTCTTCCATCGCCATCGTCGTCATCGGTTTTCATCTTCTTCTGaggtcttcatcttcttccttcatcGCCGTTGCCAGTCTTCCCATTTTTGCTCATTACTGTTGCCGTCGCCAGTCTTCCCGTCTTTGCTTACCACCGCCACCGTCGTCGCCATCGTTCTCGTCGCCATCCCTATTGCTGGTTCAG GGTCCACGAGCATGAGTGGACGAAAGAAAAGAGGTTGTACCAGAGGAATTGGGTTAAGTAAGATAAACAAGGCCCTTGATAAGAAAatgaagatcaacatctcaacaaAAGAAGGACGATCCACTAATGCTATTCAATCTGCGAAGCTATCAaatgagcttggtatgatagctcGAAATATCTTACCTATCAAGCCTAGATGGATCAAATTAACAGAGGTGGAGATGCAGATTGCATTTGACAAACTAGAG caaaaattagatGTCAAGGGTTTAAGGACGGATGAGAAAGTTTGTGCTAGCATCAAGAAGCTTCTTTCATTGAAGTCAAAGAATCAAAGATATCGGCTACATATGCATTACCTTAACCATAGAAAAGACTCAAAGTCAAGTACTATGACCACAGCAGAGTGGATAGATCTTTGTACTTATTGGAGCAAAGAAAAGACATAG